The Variovorax sp. PMC12 genome segment ATGCGCAGCCGCACTGGACCACCGGCGCCGACCGCGAGATCGCGCTGCCGCCCGAGCCGCTGCGCTGGCATCCGCAGCCGCTGGACGGCGCGGACGGCGTCGACTTCATCGACGGCATGCACACCATCGCGGCCAACGGCGACGCCGAGTCGCAGGTCGGCATCGGCTCGCTGATGTACCTGGCCGGCCGCTCGATGGAGCGCCGCGCCTTCGTCAACGCCGACGGCGAAATGCTGCTCGTGCCCCAGCAGGGCCGCCTGGTCGTCACCACGGAGCTGGGCGTGCTCGACGTGAAGCCCGGCGAGATCGCGGTGCTGCCGCGCGGCATGGCCTTCAAGGTGGCGCTGCCGGACGGGCTCTCGCGCGGCTACGTGTGCGAGAACTACGGTGCGCACTTCCGCTTGCCCGAACTCGGCCCCATCGGCTCGAACGGCCTGGCCAATGCGCGCGACTTCCAGGCGCCCGTGGCGGCCTTCGAAACGGAGGAAGGCGGCTACGAGATCGTCAAGAAATTCGGCGGCCGCTTCTGGCAGGCGCCGATGAAGCAGTCGCCCTTCAACGTGGTCGCCTGGCACGGCAACCTGTCGCCAGTGAAGTACGACACGGCGCACTTCATGGTGATCGGCTCGATCAGCTTCGACCATCCCGATCCGTCGATCTTCACCGTGCTGACATCGCCCAGCGACACGCCCGGCACCGCCAACTGCGACTTCGTGATCTTCCCGCCGCGCTGGATGGTGATGGAGAACACCTTCCGCCCGCCGTGGTTCCACCGCAACCTCATGAGCGAGTTCATGGGCCTGGTGCTGGGCGAGTACGACGCCAAGCCGGGCGGCTTCAAGCCCGGCGGCGCGAGCCTGCACAACTGCATGGTGCCGCACGGGCCGGACGAGGAAGCCTTCGACAAGGCCACGAATGCCGACCTCAAGCCGCACAAGCTCGACAACACGCTGGCCTTCATGTTCGAGAGCCGCTACCGCTTCATTCCCACCAACTTCGCGCTGAAAAGCAGCGCACTCGACACCGACTACGCCGACTGCTGGGCCGGTCTGAAAGATCAATTCAAAGCATGAAGACTGTTTTCACCCTCACCCGCCGCGCGGCGGCCGTCGCACTGCTGGCCGTGCCCTTCCTTGCGCACGCGGCCGACTATCCGTCGAAGCCGATCAGGTTCGTCGTGCCCTACACGCCCGGCGGCACCACCGACCTGGTGGCGCGCACCGTGGGACAGAAGGTGTCGGAGAAGCTTGGCCAGCCGGTGCTGATCGACAACCGCGGCGGCGCGGGCGGCAACATCGGCATGGACGCCGTGGCCAAGGCCGCGCCCGACGGCTACACCATCGGCTTCGGCGCCATCTCGACCAATGCGCTGAACCCGCACATCTACAAGTCGATGGCCTTCGATCCGCGCAAGGACTTCACCGCCATCAGCCTGCTGGGCACCTCGACCATCGTGCTGGAAGTGCCGGCGGCCTCGCCCATCAAGACCGTGCCCGACCTGATCGCCGCCGCCAGGAAGAACCCGGGCATGCCCTACGCCACCGCGGGCGCCGGCACCTCGATGAACCTGGCGGGCGTGATGTTCGCGCAGATGACCGGCACCGAACTCGTGCACGTGGCCTACAAGGGCAGCGGTCCCGCCATCACCGACATGCTGGGCAACAACATCGGCGTGATGTTCGACAACCTGCCGGCCTCGCTGCCGCACATCCAGGCCGGCAAGCTGCGCGCGCTGGCGGTGGCGGGCCCGGCGCGCTCGCCCTCGCTGCCCGACGTGCCGACCATGGCCGAGGCGGGCCTGAAGGGCTATGCGCTGGAGCCGTGGTTCGGCGTGTACGGCCCGGCCAACCTGCCGGCGCCGGTCGTCAAGGCGCTGAACGAAGCTTTTGTCGAAGCGCTCGCCATGCCTGACGTGAAGGCCAAGCTGGCACAGGCCGGCTTCTCGCCGCGCGGCTCGACGCCGCAGGAGCTCGCGAAGCTGAGCGACACCGAATACAAGCGCCTGGGCGAAGTCGCCAAGAAGGCCGGCATGTCGGCAGATTAAGGCTCGCCCCCAGGCTTGCCCACTTCGTGTGGCTGCCAACCCCCTACCGGGGGCAACACCTGCGGCCCGGCAAAGCCGGTTCCGCGGTGTTTCCCGAACGAACCCCAGGCTGCATAGAACATTTGCTTGAAAGACACACATGACCGCACTGAACGCCACCCATGACCCGAAGCTGCGCAGCTGGGTCGCCTCGGCCAACGAGGCCGGCAACGACTTCCCCATCCAGAACCTGCCCTTCGGCCGCTTCCGCGCCGCGGGCAGCAGCGAGGCCTTCCGCATCGGCGTCGCCATCGGCGACCAGGTGCTGGACCTGCGCGCCACCGGCCTCGTCGATACCGACGACATGAACGTGCTGATGAACGCCAGCGTGAAGGACCGCCAGGCCCTGCGCGCCGCCATCTCGGCCGGCCTGGCCGAAGGCAGCGACAAGCAGGCCGCATGGTCGAAGGCGCTGCTGGCGCAGGCCAAGGCCGAGATGACGGTGCCATGCCGCATCGGCGACTACACCGACTTCTACACCGGCATCCACCACGCGACCACCATCGGCAAGCTGTTCCGCCCCGACCAGCCGCTGATGCCCAACTACAAGTGGGTGCCCATCGGCTATCACGGCCGCGCCTCGTCGATCGGCATCAGCGGCCAGAGCTTCAAGCGCCCGCAGGGCCAGACCAAGGCGCCGGACGCGGAGACGCCCAGCTTCGGCCCTTGCAAGCGGCTGGACTACGAACTGGAGCTGGGCTTCCTGGTCGGCCAGGGCAATGCGCAGGGCGAGCCGATCGCCATCGGCGAGGCGGAAGACCACCTGTTCGGCGTGACGCTGCTCAACGACTGGTCGGCGCGCGACATCCAGGCCTGGGAATACCAGCCGCTCGGCCCCTTCCTGTCGAAGAACTTCGCGAGCACGCTGTCGCCGTGGATCGTGACGGCCGAGGCGCTGGCGCCGTTCCGCGCCAAGTTCGAGCGGCCCGCCGGCGACCCGCAGCCGCTGCCCTACCTCGACTCGCCCGCCAACCGCGAAAGCGGCGCGCTCGACATCACGCTCGAAGTGCTGCTGCAGACCGCGAAGATGCGCGCGGCCGGCGAGGCGCCCGTGCGCCTCACGCGCAGCAACACCACCCAAGCCGCCTACTGGACCGCCGCGCAGCTCATCGCGCACCACACGGTGAACGGCTGCAACCTGCAGCCGGGCGACCTGCTGGGTTCGGGCACGCTGTCGGGCCCCGGCCCCGGCGAGGCGGGCTCGCTGATCGAGCTGACGCTGGGCGGCAAGCAGCCGATCACGCTGGCGAACGGCGAGAAGCGCACCTTCCTGGAAGACGGCGACACGCTGGTGATCCGCGGCTACTGCGAACGCGCCGGCGCCGTACGCATCGGCCTGGGCGAAGTCAGCGGCACGGTGGTCTGATTGCTCAGGGCGCGGTGGCGGGCGTCGTCGTTGCCGCGGCCGGCCATGCCACTTCGCTCGCCACGCGCGGCTTGCCGATCGGCGCGGTCGCCTTGCCGATCTTGATGGCCGCCAGGTCGGCCTCGCTGGGGTACTGGTTGGCGAGCCAGTAGTCGAACACCCGCCGCGCGATGGGCGCCGCGGCGCCCGCGCCCCAGCCCGCGTTCTCGACGATCACGGCAATGGCGATCTTCGGGTCGTTCACCGGCGCGAAGCCCATGAACAGCGCGTGGTCCCGCTGGTGCTCTTCGAGCGCGCGGGCGTTGTACTTGGTGTTCTGGGCCTGCGTCACGGCCTGCGCAGTGCCCGTCTTGCCCGCCGCCTGGTAGGCCGCGCCCGCGAACACGCCGCGCGCCGTGCCGCTGGTGACCACGCTGGTCAGGCCCTCGCGGATCACCGAGATGGCCGACGCCGTGTAGCCGAGGTTTTCCGCCGGCGGCTGCGGCATCGGCACCACCTGCCCGCTCACGGTGTTGCGCGTGGCCAGCACGAGGTGCGGCTTGTGCTTGAGACCGCCGTCCGCCACGATGGCCGTGGCCTGCGCCAGCTGCAGCATCGTGAAGTTGTTGTAGCCCTGCCCGATACCCAGCGAGATGGTCTCGCCCGCATACCACTTCTTGGCCTCGGGGCGCTTGTAGGCGTTGCGCTTCCACTCGGTGCTCGGCAGCACGCCGCGCACTTCGCCGCCCAGGTCGATGCCGGTGATCTGGCCGAAGCCCAGCGGCTTCATGGAGTCGTGGATCAGGTCCACGCCCATCTCGTTGGCCAGCGAGTAGAAATAGATGTTGCTCGACAGCTGGATAGCGCGGCGCATGTCGACGCCGCCCAGGTTGCCTTCGGGGCTGCCGAAGCGGTGGCCGCCGAAGTTGAAGTAGCCGGGGTCGTTCACCACCACGCTGGGACCGCGCTTGCCGGTCTGCAGCGCCGCCAGCGCCATGAAGGGCTTGTAGGTGGAGCCGGGCGGGTAGGTGCCGCGCAGCGCGCGGTTCAGCAGCGGCTTGTCGATGGATTCGGTGAGCGCCGCCCAGCTCTCGTTGTCGATGCCTTCGACGAACAGGTTGGGGTCGAAGGTGGGCTTGCTCACGAAGGCCAGCACCTCGCCGGTCTTGGGGTCGATGGCCACCACCGCGCCGCGGCGGTCGCCGTACATGTCCTCGATGAGCTTCTGCAGCTTGATGTCGAGCGACAGCATCACGGTGTTGCCCGGCGTGGCCGGATGGCTGGCCAGGCGGCGCACGGCGCGCCCGCCGGCGGAGGTTTCCATCTGCTCGACGCCGGTCTGGCCGTGCAGCGTCTTTTCGTAGCTCTGCTCGATGCCGAGCTTGCCGATGTAGTCGGTGCCCTTGTAGTTGGCCTGCTCTTCCTCGTCCCAGTCTTCCATCGCGGTCTTCTCGCGCTGGTTGATGCGGCCGATGTAGCCGAGCACGTGCGAGGCCAGCTCGCCCTGCGGGTAGTTGCGGAACAGCCGCGCCTTGATTTCCACGCCCGGGAAGCGGTAGCGCTGGGCCGCGAAGCGCGCCACCTCTTCATCGCTCAGGCGGGTGCGGATGGGGATGGAATCGAAGCTGCGCGAGTCTTCGCGCAGGCGCTTGAAGCGGCGGCGGTCGCGTGGCGACACTTCGAGCACCTGGGTCAGGCTGTCGATGGTTTCCTCGACGTCGTTGACCTTGGAAGGCGTGATCTCCAGCGTGTAGGCCGAATAGTTGGAGGCCAGCACGATGCCGTTGCGGTCGAGGATCAGGCCCCGGTTCGGCACCACCGGCACCACCGCCGTGCGGTTGCTCTCGGCCTGCTCGGCCAGGTCTTCGTGGCGCGTGACCTGCAGGTACACCAGCCGCGCGCACAGCAGCCCGAAGGCGAACAGCACCGCCAGCCCGATGACGATCACCCGGCGCTTGAAGCGCGCGAGGTCGGCGGCGACGTTGCGGATTTCGGTCATGGCGGTGGGAGCTTAGGCGCGCGCAGGTGCGATGGCAAATGGGAGCCGAATGCCGCACGAAAGCAGGACGGATTGACTGGGGAACACCGCGGAACGGGCTTTGCCCGGCCGCCGGTGTTGCCCCCGGCGAGGGGGTTGGCGAAGCGACACGAAGTGCGCGGAGCCTGGGGGCGAACTCATAGCGGGCGGTTCTCGTCGGGTTCCGGGGTGCGGCGCTGCGGGGCAAGTAACAGTGCGGTGGCCAGGGGCCAGAGCGCGGCCTCGATGGCCGGTGAGATCAGCACCGTCCAGCCCGGGAACACGCCGCCGCCGATCATCCGCGTGACGACCTCGATCAGCTGCGACAGCGCAAAGAGCGGCAGCACCTGCAGCGCCTGCGACAGCACCGGATACCAGAGCAGGCGCCGGTGGATGGTGATCGCGAAGAAGCCCAGCGTGGTGTAGGACAGCGCATGCTGGCCGAGCATGGACGACTGGTGCACGTCCATGCACAGGCCGAAGACGAAGGCCGCGCCGATGCCCACGCGGGCGGGCTGGTGCACGCCCCAGAACACGATCACCAGCGCCAGCAGGTCGGGCATCCAGACGGCGCGGCCGATCGGCACCATGTTGACGAGCAGCGCCACCACGAGGCTGGTCCACATGAAGAAGGGGCTGACGGGCAGCAGGAGCTGCTGCTGGCCGGGACGCTTGATCATCGACGTTCTCCCGGCTTCTTTTCGTTCTTGCCCGCGCCGGGCTTGCCTTCCGGCCGCTTGCGCTGGGCGGTGGCGGGCGGCGCGGGCGGCGGCGCGGTGGGCGCGCCGGTGGGCTCGAGCACCAGCACGTAGCGCGCGGCCGTCACATGGGCCAGCGGCACACAGTAGATGCGGGCGAAGGCCGAATCGGCGCGGCGCTCGATGCGTTCGATCTTCGCGACCGGCAGGCCGGTGGGGTAGATGCCGTCGACGCCGCTGGTGGAGAGCAGGTCGCCCTCCTGCAGGTCGGCATTGGCGGCCATGAAACGCAGCTCCAGGCCGCCGCCGTGGGCCGACGCATCGCCGAAAGCCACGCTGCGCACGCCGGTGCGGGTGTTCTGCACGGGAATGGCCAGGTCGCGGTCGATCACCAGCGTGACCTCGCTCGTGAAGGGCAGCACCTGCGTGACCTGGCCCAGCACGCCGCGCGCGTCGATCACCGGCGAGCCGGCCACCACGCCCTGGGTCATGCCCTGGTCGATCACGATCTTGCGGGTGTAGGGGTCGGCCGCGTCGTACAGCACCTCGGCCGCGCGGCCCGGCGTGGTCGTGGCCTGGCGCAGCTCGAGGAGTTCGCGCAGGCGGGCGTTGTCCTGGGCCAGCGTGTCGGCCTGCGCGGCGCGCTCGGCCTGCATCATGAGCGCCTTGCGGGCGTCGGCCTCGTTGCGCTGGGCGGTCTGCAGGTCTTCGAGGTAGCGGCCGCCGCCCAGCAGGGCCTGCACCGGCTTGAGCGCCACCCATTGCACCGGGTACAGCACCGCGCCGATGCCCGCGCGGATGGGCTGCACGATGTGGAAGCGTGCGTCGGCCACCATGAGGAACAGGGCCAGCGCGCCGAAGAAGATCAGCTTGCTGAGTGCCGACTGCCCCTGGTTGAACAGGGGTGGCGCTGTGCGATCAAGCGTGCCCAGGGGCATGAATTCGGCCTAGTTTTCACCGCGCCATGCGCGAGTTACGGCACAAGAAATTAACACATCACGATGCCAGAAATACCGCGGAACCGGCTTCGCCGGGCCGCCGGTATTGCCCCCTGCAAGGGGGTTGGCGCAGCGACACGAAGTGCGCGAAGCCTGGGGGTGTGCCTCGATTATTCGCTCGTGAAGATGCTGCCCAGGCGGTCCATGCGCTCCAGCGCGATGCCGCAGCCGCGCACCACGCAGGTCAGCGGGTCTTCGGCCACCAGCACCGGCAGGCCGGTTTCCTCGGCCAGCAGGCGGTCGAGGTCGCGCAGCAGCGCGCCGCCGCCGGTGAGCATCATGCCGCGCTCGGCGATGTCGGCGCCCAGTTCGGGCGGCGTCTGTTCGAGCGCGTTCTTCACGGCCGAGACGATGTTGTTGAGCGGATCGGTCAGGGCTTCCAGCACTTCGTTGCTGCTGATGGTGAAGCTGCGCGGCACGCCTTCGGAGAGGTTGCGGCCCTTGACTTCCATTTCCTTGACTTCGGAGCCCGGGAAGGCCGAGCCGATGTTCTTCTTGATGACTTCGGCCGTCGGCTCGCCGATCAGCATGCCGTAGTTGCGGCGGATGTAGTTGATGATGGCTTCGTCGAAGCGGTCGCCGCCCACGCGCACGGAGCCCTTGTAGACCATGCCGCCCAGCGAGATGACGCCCACTTCGGTGGTGCCGCCGCCGATGTCCACCACCATCGAGCCCGAGGCTTCGCTGACGGGGAGGCCGGCGCCGATGGCCGCGGCCATGGGTTCCTCGATGAGGTAGACGGAGGTGGCGCCTGCCGCCTCTGCCGCGTCCTTGATGGCGCGGCGCTCGACCTGGGTGGAGCCGCAGGGCACGCAGATGATGATGCGCGGGCTCGGCGTGAGCAGCGTGCGCGGGTGCACCATCTTGATGAACTGCTTGATCATCTGCTCGGTGATCACGAAGTCGGCAATGACGCCGTCCTTCATCGGGCGGATCGCCTCGATGTTGCCGGGCACCTTGCCCAGCATGGCCTTGGCTTCGCGGCCGACGGCCTGGATCACCTTCTTGCCGTGGGGGCCGCCTTCATGGCGGATCGCCACGACGGACGGTTCGTCCAGCACGATGCCCTTGTTGCGGGCGAATATCAGGGTGTTGGCGGTGCCGAGGTCGATCGCAAGGTCGGTGGAAAAGTACCGACGGAAAGCTCCAAACATGTGCGGAATCCTCTGAGCACGGCCTGCGCATCGGCAGGTCGTCGCTCTATTTTTTGGGTCGTTTGACGGGGTGAATTGATCGTTTTTGGCGCAAAAGCCGGCGCGTTCGCGGGGGTTGCGGCAAAGGCGGGATAATAACCGAATCCCCTCTGATTCCCGTATTAGCACCGGCTTCGCGGTGCGATTCCCCCTGCTTTTTTTAGCGTTCCGACCCTATGGCACTTTCCGCTTCCGATATTGCGCGCATCGCCTCTCTGGCGAGGCTGCAGCTTGCTCCCGACGAAAGCGAGCGCATGCTCAGCCAGCTCAACGGCTTTTTCGACGTCGTCGAACGCATGCGTTCGGTGGACACCTCCGGCGTCGAGCCGCTGGCCCACCCCGTGGCGGCCATCGAAGACATCACGCTGCGTCTTCGTGACGACGTGGCGAGCGAGCCCAACAATCGCGAAGCCAACCAGAAGAGCGCCCCGGCCGTCGAGGCCGGCCTGTTCCTCGTGCCCAAGGTGATCGAATGACGAGCAGCAACACCGAACTGCACCAGATGGGCGTGGTCGCGCTGGCCCAGGCGCTGGCCGACCGCAAGGTTTCGGCCGTCGAGGCCTCCCAGGCATTCCTCGGCCGCATGAAGGCCCATGAATCGCTCGGCACCTTCGTCGACGTCAACGAAGATGTCACGCTGGCCCAGGCCCGCGCCGCCGACGCGCTCATCGCCGCCGGCAATGCCCCGGCGCTGGCCGGCGTGCCCATTGCGCACAAGGACATCTTCGTCACCACCGATTTCGCCACCACCGCCGGCTCGAAGATGCTCGCGGGCTACCGCTCGCCCTTCGACGCGACCGTGGTCAAGCGCCTGGCCGAGGCTGGCGCGGTCACGCTCGGCAAGCTGAGCTGCGACGAATTCGCGATGGGCTCGGCCAACGAGAACATCGCCGTGCCCGCCGTGGGCCACGACAAGGCCGTGCCCGTGCAGAACCCCTGGAACCGCGAGCGCATTCCGGGCGGCTCCTCGGGCGCCAGCGCGGCTGCCGTGGCGGCGCGCCTGGCCCCCGCGGCCACCGGCACCGACACCGGCGGCTCGATCCGCCAGCCGGCGTCGTTCTGCGGCGTGACCGGCATCAAGCCCACCTACGGCCGCGCCTCGCGCTACGGCATGGTGGCTTTTGCGTCGAGCCTGGACCAGGCCGGCCCGATGGCCCGCTCGGCCGAAGACTGCGCGCTGCTGCTGTCGGCCTTCTGCGGCCCCGACCTCGACCGCGATTCCACCTCGCTCGACAAGCCCGCCGAGAACTTCGCCCGCTCGCTGAACGACTCGCTCGAAGGCCTGCGCATCGGCGTGCCAAAGGAGTTCTTCGGCGAAGGCGTGGCGCCCGGCGTGCGCGCGGCCATCGACGCGGCGCTCGCGCAGTACGAGAAGCTCGGCGCCAGGCGCGTCGAGGTGACGCTGCCGCGCACCGAGCTGTCGATCCCCGTGTACTACATCATTGCCGCGGCCGAGGCCTCGAGCAACCTGAGCCGCTTCGACGGCGTGAAGTTCGGCCATCGCGCCAAGGACTTCATCGACCCCGCAAGCAAGAAGAGCGCGCTCACGCAGATGTACGAACGCACGCGCGCCGAAGGCTTCGGCGACGAAGTCAAGCGCCGCATCATGATCGGCACCTATGTGCTGTCGCACGGCTACTACGACGCCTACTACCTGCAGGCGCAGAAGGTGCGCCGCATGATCGCCGACGACTTCCAGCAGGCCTTCGGTCAGTGCGACGTGATCGCCGGCCCCGCCGCGCCCACCACCGCATGGAAGCTCGGCGAACACGGCGGAGACCCCGTGGCCGACTACCTCGCCGACATCTTCACGCTGCCCGCATCGCTGGCCGGACTGCCCGGCATGAGCGTGCCCGCGGGCTTCGACGGCGGCATGCCGGTGGGCCTGCAGCTGATCGGCAACTACTTCGGCGAAGCGAAGCTGCTGAATGCAGCGCACCGCTTCCAGCAGGCCACCGACTGGCATTCGCGCACGCCGGAGGGCTTCTGAAATGAGCGAGACAGTGAACACCTTCGAAGCACAACAACAGGGCCGCCCGACCGGCCCGCTGGTGCGCGGCTATGAAGTCATCATCGGCTTCGAGACGCACGCGCAGCTTTCCACCGCGAGCAAGATCTTCAGCCGCGCCTCCACCGCCTTCGGCGCAGAGCCCAACACGCAGGCTTGCGCGGTCGACCTCGCGCTGCCCGGCACGCTGCCCGTGATGAACAAGGGCGCGGTCGAACGCGCCATCAAGCTCGGCCTGGCGCTGGGCTCGCACATCGCGCCGCGCAGCGTGTTCGCGCGCAAGAACTACTTCTACCCCGACCTGCCCAAGGGCTACCAGATCAGCCAGTTCGAGATTCCCGTGGTGCAGGGCGGCGCGGTATCTTTCTTCGTGGGCGAGGAACAGAAGACCGTGCGCCTGGTGCGCGCCCACCTTGAGGAAGACGCGGGCAAGTCGCTGCATGAAGACTTCGTCGGCCAGAGCGGCATCGACCTGAACCGCGCCGGCACCCCGCTGCTGGAGATCGTGACCGAGCCCGACATGCGCTCCACCGCCGAGGCCGTGGCCTATGCGAAGGAGCTGCACAAGATCGTCACCTGGATCGGCATCTGCGACGGCAACATGCAGGAAGGCAGCTTCCGCTGCGACGCCAACGTGTCGGTGCGCCGGCCCGGCGACAAGCTCGGCACGCGCCGCGAGATCAAGAACCTGAACAGCTTCAAGTTCATGCAGCAGGCGATCGACTACGAGATCCGCTGGCAGATCGAGGAAATCGAGGACGGCCGCTCGATCGAGCAGGCCACCGTGCTGTTCGACCCCGACACCGGCGAGACGCGCGCGATGCGCGCCAAGGAAGACTCGGCCGACTACCGCTACTTTCCCGACCCCGACCTGCCGCCGCTGGTGATTGCCGCCGACTGGATCGAGCGCGTGAAGGCCACCATGCCCGAGCTGCCGCGCGCGATGGCCGAGCGCTATGTGCGCGACCACGGCCTGTCGGAATACGACGCCGCCCAGCTCACGCAGAGCGCCGCGCTCGCCGGCTACTTCGACGAAGCCGTGAACGCGGGCGCCACGCCCAAGCTCGCGAGCAACTGGATCACCGGCGAAATGGCGCGCCGCCTGAACGCCGCCGAAATCGGCATCGAGGCCGCGCCGGTGAAGGCGCAGCAACTGGCCCAGCTGGTCAAGCGCATCGCCGACGGTACGCTGCCCAACAACGCCGCGCGCCAGGTGTTCGACGCGCTGTGGACCGGCGAGGGCAGCGATGTCGACGCCATCATCGAGGCGAAAGACCTGAAGCCGATGAACGACACCGGCGCGCTCGACAAGATCCTCGACGAGGTGATCGCGAAGAACGCCAAGAACGTCGAGGAATACCGCGGCGGCAAGGAGAAGGCGCTCAACGCCCTCGTGGGCCAGGTCATGAAGGCCAGCGGCGGCAAGGCGAACCCTGCGCAGGTCACCGAACTGCTGAAGGCCAAGCTGGCCTGATCGAATGAAGCCGGGGCCTTGCGCAAGGCCCCGGTTGCTTCAGCGGTTGTTGCCGCCGTTCTGGGGCGACCAGAGCAGCTTGAGGCGCGCGCGCTCTTCGTCGAAGCGCGCATTCACCCGCTTCTTCTCTTCTTCCTGCTCGCCGATGAAGCGGTTCTGCACCGCCACGCTCTGCGTGTTGTCATCGAGCCTGCGCCGCACCGAGCCGGGCGCCTTGCCCGGGTCATGCTTGTAGAACTCCATCTCCTCGTCGATCTTGCGGCGGTCTTCGGCCAGCTCGGCGATGCGCTTGCGCGCCGCCTGCGTTACCGCATCGATCTGCGCCAGCGCCTCGGCGCGTTCGCGGTCGTGCGTGGCGGCATTCGGATAGCGCACCAGCAAGGCCCGCTCGCGCCGGCGCTCGTCAGTGAGGCGGGCGGCCTGGATGGCGGCTTCGCGGGCGCGGTCTTCGCGCTCCTGCAGCTCGCGCGCCGTGTACGTCGGCTCGACCTTGCGGCGGACGGAGCCGCTCGGGTTGAGCTCGCGCTGCTCGCGGTCGCTGCATTCGGCAATGGGCCGGTCGGCGGTCAGCGTGCGGCCGCGGGCGTCGGTGCAGGTGAAGATGCCGGGAGAGGCGCCTTCCGGTTTCTGCGATTGCGCATGCAACGCCCCGCAGAAGCCCGAGGCCGCCATGATCGATGCCGCCGCCAGCAGGCGAATCGGCTTGCCGTTGTCGCGTGCGTCGTGCATCGGCTGTACGCCTCAGCTCGCGCCGTAGCGCGTGCGGTAGGCCAGCACGCGTTCGCGATGCGTGCCCAGGTCGGCCGCCGCGTTGCCCGACAGATAGCTCAGCAGGTCGTCCAGCGTGGCGATGGCGATCACCGCCAGGCCGAGCTGGTTGCGCACGTACTGCACGGCGCTGTGGTCCACGTCGACGCCGTTCTCCGTGGCTTTCTCCTGGCGGTCGAGCGCGATGGCCACGGCATGCGGCGTGGCGCCGGCGGCCTGGATGGCGGCGATGGATTCGCGCACTGCCGTGCCGGCCGACATCACGTCGTCGACGATCAGCACGCGGCCCTTGAGCAGCGCGCCGACCAGGTTGCCGCCTTCGCCGTGCGCCTTGGCTTCCTTGCGGTTGTAGGCAAAGGGGTAGTTGCGGCCCCGGCGGGCCAGCTCGGCGGCCACCGTGGCGCCCAGCGGAATGCCCTTGTAGGCGGGGCCGAAGATCATGTCGAATTCGAGCCCGCTCTCGATCAGTCGGTCTGCATAGAATCCCGCGAGACGGGCGATCTTGCCGCCGTCGTCGAAGAGTCCCGAATTGAAGAAGTAAGGACTCATTCGGCCGGCTTTGGTCTTGAATTCGCCAAAACGCAGCACGCCGGCATCCAACGCGAACTGGACGAAGTCCTGTGCGACCGCGCTGCTTTTCTGACTATCTACAGCCATCGGAATTTCCTTGTGTTCAAACTGACCAGTCTCAATCTCAATGGCCTGCGTTCGGCCGCTACCAAAGGCGTGGCCGACTGGGTGGCCGAACTTGCGCCGGATTGTATTTGCATGCAGGAGATCCGCGTCCAGGCCAGCGACGTGGAAGGCCGCTTCGAGGAGATGGCGGGCCTGAAGGGCCACTTCCACTTCGCCGAGAAAAAGGGGTACGCCGGCACTGCCATCTACACCAAGCACGCTCCGAGCCAGGTCGTGGTGGGCTGGGGCGACGCCGAGTTCGACGCCGAGGGCCGCTACCTGGAACTGCGCTTCGACACGCCTGGCCGCAAGTTCTCGGTCATCAGCTGCTACTTCCCGAGCGGCAGCTCGGGCGAGGAACGGCAGGAGGCCAAGTTCCGCTTCCTCAAGGGCTTCTTCCCGCACCTGGTGGCGCTCAAGAAGGAGCGCGAGTTCGTCCTGTGCGGCGACATCAACATCGCCCACCAGCAGATCGACCTGAAGAACTGGCGCGGCAACCAGAAGAACAGCGGCTTCCTGC includes the following:
- a CDS encoding DUF4124 domain-containing protein encodes the protein MHDARDNGKPIRLLAAASIMAASGFCGALHAQSQKPEGASPGIFTCTDARGRTLTADRPIAECSDREQRELNPSGSVRRKVEPTYTARELQEREDRAREAAIQAARLTDERRRERALLVRYPNAATHDRERAEALAQIDAVTQAARKRIAELAEDRRKIDEEMEFYKHDPGKAPGSVRRRLDDNTQSVAVQNRFIGEQEEEKKRVNARFDEERARLKLLWSPQNGGNNR
- the pyrE gene encoding orotate phosphoribosyltransferase, which gives rise to MAVDSQKSSAVAQDFVQFALDAGVLRFGEFKTKAGRMSPYFFNSGLFDDGGKIARLAGFYADRLIESGLEFDMIFGPAYKGIPLGATVAAELARRGRNYPFAYNRKEAKAHGEGGNLVGALLKGRVLIVDDVMSAGTAVRESIAAIQAAGATPHAVAIALDRQEKATENGVDVDHSAVQYVRNQLGLAVIAIATLDDLLSYLSGNAAADLGTHRERVLAYRTRYGAS
- a CDS encoding exodeoxyribonuclease III; the encoded protein is MFKLTSLNLNGLRSAATKGVADWVAELAPDCICMQEIRVQASDVEGRFEEMAGLKGHFHFAEKKGYAGTAIYTKHAPSQVVVGWGDAEFDAEGRYLELRFDTPGRKFSVISCYFPSGSSGEERQEAKFRFLKGFFPHLVALKKEREFVLCGDINIAHQQIDLKNWRGNQKNSGFLPEERAWMTRLLDTGTEGAGLVDVYRKLKPDTTDEAYTWWSNRGQAYANNVGWRLDYHLATPAIGALARTEQIYKTVKFSDHAPITVEYDFTL